One genomic segment of Kordiimonas sp. SCSIO 12603 includes these proteins:
- a CDS encoding winged helix-turn-helix domain-containing protein, producing MRWQLENFEFDQQKNLLTGPNGQERLEPKTAALLSFFIAHNGKDISRDDLIASVWHGQIVSDHAINRAVLNLRKALGDTEKAKRFIITIPKVGYRFVCKAQEVQATVVVAPSRAANRFSVFHLSIAAVLVLIIGFVVYQISQPTPQSESIQVSPLVRLDGIQFDVEQSNNGEMLAYSRRVDNQPAEIHLLKKGEAAPEIISQQGGDASLSHWAPDDNRLVYKYTAPGTCQLHMVEFQVAIPQAPKPIYECTSGPNLKALAFNRDGTKLFFTERAHRYAPFILYELDLDNDSKRRLPQPLPSGIGNYHIDTNPHTGHLLLVANQTSEHSSIFEVNLADSTYSKLLDMDYELLAAIWNHDGTGIIHSGPHPSHHLIETLFGGSSRILVPGSRRIGGMKRLSNGRDYLFGSYLSNHNITVNGKDFLSLNSSDMDYLPTYSRSGEQLAFISRRTGDDMLWIKDLNSENLSSVELPHVSHSFISIDWANDDAHILINSSRGIIIVDLAAGKTIKTLETAKPARAATWADASSIFHSQYSENRWHLYRQNIFTGQRDSLSAQWAFAFSEQDHTLYIDQNMQAFLNATTAINTAECSSPLHNSILTYRLSGQNLYCLDKNNQTQLRLLSDMQTSTLLNTHVGPMRYYSISNGNIATSRFVQKTSDIMRTTITANTH from the coding sequence ATGCGCTGGCAACTGGAAAACTTTGAGTTCGATCAACAAAAAAATCTGCTCACAGGGCCGAACGGCCAAGAGCGCCTGGAGCCTAAAACAGCCGCTCTCCTTAGCTTCTTCATCGCGCACAACGGCAAAGACATCAGCAGGGATGATCTGATAGCATCCGTGTGGCACGGTCAGATCGTCTCTGATCACGCCATTAACCGCGCCGTTTTGAATTTGCGTAAAGCTCTTGGCGATACAGAGAAAGCCAAACGTTTCATCATCACTATTCCGAAGGTGGGATACCGCTTTGTATGCAAGGCCCAGGAAGTTCAAGCAACAGTGGTTGTAGCACCTTCGCGTGCCGCCAATAGATTCTCTGTTTTCCATCTCAGCATCGCCGCTGTGCTGGTGCTGATCATCGGGTTTGTTGTTTACCAGATAAGCCAACCCACGCCGCAATCAGAGAGTATTCAGGTATCCCCGCTTGTCAGGTTAGACGGTATTCAATTCGATGTTGAACAGTCTAATAACGGTGAAATGCTGGCCTATTCTCGCAGAGTAGATAACCAGCCCGCAGAAATTCATTTACTCAAAAAAGGCGAAGCGGCCCCTGAGATCATCAGCCAACAGGGTGGTGACGCATCACTATCTCACTGGGCACCGGATGATAATCGGTTGGTTTATAAATATACAGCACCCGGAACCTGCCAATTGCATATGGTGGAGTTTCAGGTTGCCATTCCTCAAGCACCAAAGCCCATCTATGAATGCACCTCAGGACCAAACCTGAAAGCGCTAGCCTTCAACCGCGATGGTACAAAACTATTTTTCACAGAACGCGCCCACCGCTATGCGCCATTTATTCTCTATGAACTTGATTTGGACAATGACAGCAAGCGCCGCCTACCTCAGCCTTTACCATCAGGCATTGGCAACTATCATATTGATACCAACCCGCACACCGGACACCTTCTGCTAGTTGCCAACCAAACGAGCGAACATTCCAGTATTTTTGAGGTCAATCTGGCGGACAGTACATATTCCAAACTACTGGATATGGATTATGAATTACTCGCAGCCATCTGGAACCATGACGGCACAGGCATTATACACTCTGGCCCGCATCCCTCTCATCACCTGATAGAAACATTATTCGGCGGCAGCTCGCGTATTCTCGTGCCTGGCTCACGCCGTATTGGCGGCATGAAACGCCTCAGTAATGGGCGGGATTATCTTTTCGGATCTTATCTTAGCAATCATAATATCACGGTGAATGGTAAAGACTTTCTCAGCCTCAATTCTTCCGACATGGATTATCTTCCAACCTACTCCCGGAGCGGTGAGCAACTGGCGTTTATTTCAAGGCGCACCGGGGATGACATGTTATGGATCAAAGACCTGAACTCAGAGAATCTGTCTTCTGTAGAACTGCCACACGTAAGCCATTCTTTCATAAGTATCGATTGGGCAAATGATGATGCCCACATCCTTATCAATAGCAGCAGAGGAATCATTATCGTTGATTTAGCAGCTGGCAAAACCATTAAAACGCTGGAGACGGCAAAGCCCGCCCGTGCAGCGACATGGGCAGATGCATCTTCTATTTTCCATAGCCAATACTCGGAAAACCGCTGGCACTTATACCGCCAGAATATATTTACGGGGCAGAGAGACAGCCTGAGTGCACAGTGGGCCTTTGCATTTTCAGAACAGGATCATACCTTATATATTGACCAGAATATGCAGGCATTCCTGAATGCAACAACAGCAATTAACACGGCAGAATGCAGCTCGCCCCTGCATAATAGTATCCTGACATACCGCCTCTCGGGGCAGAATTTATACTGCCTTGATAAAAACAACCAAACCCAACTGCGCCTTCTCAGCGATATGCAAACATCAACACTGCTGAACACCCATGTTGGGCCTATGCGGTATTATTCCATCTCCAACGGGAATATCGCCACATCTCGGTTTGTGCAAAAAACCAGTGATATTATGCGCACAACTATCACTGCAAATACTCACTGA
- a CDS encoding short-chain fatty acyl-CoA regulator family protein translates to MSTERSTFMGPRIRRLRRDLGLTQVVMAEDLDVSPSYIALIENNQRPVTASMLLKLADIYRIDIASLARGAGDDFHAQLSSAFKAPLFADLDLSPLEIQDFGSTFPATAEAVMRLYTAYQEGQLALADQTGGDSSGPDPVSEARRFLAARKNYFAEIDGPAEELAQHVSRAGGFEKYFNDQRLRVRRLPSDVMMGFTRRFDMHRREIVLEESLDGASATFQLALQVVYLEMNDVIGEILAGTSFETETGEKLTRRALANYAAGAIMMPYSKFVRAAKDRHYDIEALGRQFGASFEQVAHRLTTLQKPGQEGVPFFFIRVDAAGNVSKRLDGAGFPFARHGGSCPLWSLHGAFSSPRKLLTQWVELPDGEKFFSIVRTVTAGGGGYGKPQVERAVALCCASQHASHLVYTKSVDIAAVKPTPIGINCRLCHRAGCLARAEPPIGRSLLSDDIRRPVTPFGLADP, encoded by the coding sequence ATGAGCACAGAACGCAGCACATTTATGGGGCCAAGGATTCGCCGCCTTAGACGGGACCTTGGTTTAACGCAGGTTGTGATGGCGGAAGATCTGGATGTTTCTCCATCCTATATCGCGCTTATCGAAAACAACCAGCGGCCTGTAACAGCTTCCATGCTTCTAAAGCTTGCGGATATTTACAGAATAGATATCGCTTCGCTGGCACGCGGTGCTGGGGATGATTTCCATGCCCAGCTTTCTTCAGCTTTTAAGGCCCCTCTCTTTGCGGACCTTGATCTTTCGCCACTTGAGATTCAGGATTTTGGCAGCACTTTCCCTGCAACAGCTGAGGCAGTGATGCGGCTCTATACCGCTTATCAGGAAGGTCAGCTTGCGCTGGCGGACCAAACTGGTGGTGATTCCTCGGGGCCTGATCCTGTGAGCGAAGCACGGCGTTTCTTAGCTGCGCGAAAAAACTATTTCGCTGAAATTGATGGCCCGGCCGAGGAACTGGCCCAGCATGTGAGCCGGGCAGGGGGCTTTGAGAAATATTTCAACGACCAACGCTTGCGGGTCAGGCGATTGCCATCTGATGTGATGATGGGTTTTACGCGCCGGTTTGATATGCACCGGCGGGAAATTGTGCTTGAAGAATCGCTTGATGGCGCCAGTGCTACTTTCCAGCTTGCACTACAGGTCGTGTATCTTGAGATGAACGATGTGATTGGTGAAATCCTTGCGGGCACCAGCTTTGAAACTGAAACGGGGGAGAAGCTCACTCGCCGGGCGCTGGCTAATTACGCTGCAGGCGCGATTATGATGCCTTACAGCAAGTTCGTGCGTGCTGCCAAAGACCGGCATTATGATATCGAAGCGCTTGGCCGCCAGTTTGGCGCTAGTTTTGAGCAAGTGGCGCATCGGCTTACCACACTACAGAAACCAGGACAGGAAGGGGTGCCTTTCTTTTTCATTCGGGTTGATGCTGCAGGTAATGTTTCGAAGCGGCTGGACGGGGCCGGTTTCCCGTTTGCGCGGCATGGTGGCTCGTGCCCGCTGTGGAGCCTCCACGGTGCTTTCTCAAGCCCCCGTAAGCTCCTTACCCAGTGGGTGGAGCTGCCTGACGGGGAGAAGTTCTTCTCGATCGTACGCACAGTTACGGCGGGTGGCGGTGGTTACGGCAAACCACAGGTGGAACGGGCCGTGGCTCTTTGCTGTGCATCCCAGCATGCCTCTCACTTGGTCTATACAAAAAGTGTGGATATAGCTGCCGTGAAGCCAACACCTATCGGGATCAATTGCCGCCTTTGTCACCGAGCGGGCTGCCTTGCCCGCGCGGAACCACCTATTGGCCGTTCACTACTCTCAGACGATATCCGCAGGCCGGTAACACCGTTCGGCCTCGCTGATCCCTGA
- a CDS encoding isocitrate lyase — protein sequence MNYQSDIKNVQDLIKSYEGTWDGIDAEAVVRMRAQNRFHTGLDIARYTASIMRRDMAAYDADPANYTQSLGCWHGFIGQQKMISIKKHFGSTKGRYLYLSGWMVAALRSEFGPLPDQSMHEKTSVPALIEELYTFLKQADARELGGLFRDLDAARGAGNAALEQEIQGKIDNFQTHVVPIIADIDAGFGNAEATYLLAKKMIEAGACALQIENQVSDEKQCGHQDGKVTVPHEDFLAKVRACRYAFLEMGVDDGIVVTRTDSLGAGLTKQIAVSKEPGDLGDQYNSFLDCEEVAATDLNSNDVVINRDGKLMRPKRLPSNLFQFKPGTGEDRCVLDCITSLQNGADLLWIETEKPHVEQIAGMVDRIRDVIPNAKLVYNNSPSFNWTLNFRQQVFDAWTEEGKDMSAYDRANLMSVDYDDTELAAAADEKIRTFQRDGSKRAGIFHHLITLPTYHTAALSTDNLAKRYFGDEAMLGYVKQVQREEIRQGIACVKHQNMAGSDIGDDHKEYFAGEAALKAAGEDNTMNQFG from the coding sequence ATGAATTACCAAAGCGACATCAAAAACGTTCAGGACCTTATCAAAAGTTATGAAGGTACTTGGGATGGTATTGATGCCGAGGCCGTAGTCCGCATGCGCGCCCAGAATCGTTTCCATACAGGCCTTGACATTGCCCGTTACACCGCAAGCATCATGCGCCGCGATATGGCTGCTTATGATGCAGATCCAGCGAACTACACACAGTCCCTTGGTTGCTGGCACGGCTTTATCGGTCAGCAGAAGATGATCTCAATTAAAAAGCATTTCGGCAGTACAAAGGGCCGCTATCTATATTTATCTGGCTGGATGGTTGCTGCTCTGCGTTCCGAGTTTGGCCCACTGCCCGACCAAAGTATGCACGAAAAAACATCTGTGCCTGCACTGATTGAAGAACTGTACACATTCCTGAAACAAGCTGATGCCCGCGAGCTTGGCGGCCTTTTCCGTGATCTGGACGCAGCACGCGGCGCTGGCAATGCGGCGCTTGAGCAGGAAATTCAAGGCAAGATTGATAATTTCCAAACCCATGTTGTGCCAATTATCGCTGATATTGACGCGGGCTTTGGTAACGCAGAAGCAACATACCTTCTTGCAAAGAAAATGATCGAGGCAGGTGCTTGTGCGCTTCAAATCGAAAACCAGGTGTCTGACGAAAAGCAGTGTGGTCACCAGGACGGTAAAGTAACTGTTCCTCACGAAGATTTTCTCGCTAAAGTGCGGGCATGCCGCTATGCCTTCCTTGAAATGGGCGTGGATGACGGCATCGTTGTTACCCGCACTGACAGCCTCGGTGCTGGCCTTACAAAACAGATTGCGGTTTCCAAAGAGCCGGGCGATCTGGGTGACCAGTACAACAGCTTCCTTGACTGCGAAGAAGTGGCGGCAACCGATCTGAATTCAAATGATGTTGTAATTAACCGCGATGGTAAATTGATGCGCCCTAAACGCCTGCCGTCTAACCTGTTCCAGTTCAAGCCGGGCACTGGCGAAGACCGATGTGTTCTTGACTGTATCACATCGCTTCAAAATGGTGCTGACCTTCTGTGGATTGAAACCGAGAAACCACATGTTGAGCAAATCGCAGGCATGGTTGACCGTATCCGTGATGTAATTCCAAATGCAAAGCTGGTTTATAACAATTCACCATCCTTTAACTGGACCCTGAATTTCCGCCAGCAGGTGTTTGATGCATGGACAGAAGAAGGCAAGGATATGTCTGCCTATGACCGTGCGAACCTGATGAGTGTGGATTATGATGATACAGAACTGGCTGCAGCGGCTGACGAGAAGATCCGCACCTTCCAGCGAGACGGTTCAAAGCGGGCTGGTATCTTCCACCACCTGATCACGCTGCCAACATACCACACAGCTGCGCTGTCTACAGATAATCTTGCGAAGCGCTACTTCGGCGATGAAGCAATGCTTGGGTACGTGAAACAAGTTCAGCGCGAAGAAATTCGCCAAGGCATCGCTTGTGTAAAACACCAGAACATGGCTGGTTCAGATATTGGTGATGACCATAAAGAATATTTCGCTGGTGAAGCTGCTCTGAAGGCAGCTGGTGAAGACAACACCATGAACCAGTTCGGTTAA
- a CDS encoding alpha/beta hydrolase: MKTLSDIDYGQHTAQTMDVYIPEGANGAPMIFMVHGGGWRGGDKANSGEVDNKIAHWVEKGFVFASTNYRTLPEADPVTQASDVAAALLFAQKQAHVWGSDPAKVILMGHSAGAHLVSLVSAQYSTGAAKLLKPLLGTVSLDITGYDIVEKFTPPNHSEFYERNFGTDPEYLKKASPFYALKAQIPPFLAVCSIHTVTACAQSEKFVKKVLSYGGYAGLISVSLKHMPLNAELGKVGCFTAEVDGFLRKLDPVVAGLLPLQKVETQGECVLVKGLEG; this comes from the coding sequence ATGAAAACCTTATCAGATATCGACTATGGCCAGCATACTGCACAAACCATGGACGTTTATATACCTGAGGGTGCCAATGGGGCCCCTATGATATTTATGGTGCATGGCGGCGGCTGGAGAGGCGGGGATAAGGCCAATTCAGGCGAGGTGGATAACAAGATCGCCCATTGGGTGGAAAAGGGGTTTGTCTTTGCCTCTACCAATTACCGTACCCTGCCGGAGGCTGATCCGGTGACACAGGCGAGTGATGTTGCGGCGGCCTTGCTGTTTGCTCAAAAACAAGCGCATGTGTGGGGTAGTGATCCCGCAAAAGTCATCTTGATGGGGCATTCCGCTGGGGCGCATCTGGTCTCACTTGTATCTGCGCAATATAGCACTGGTGCAGCGAAACTGTTGAAGCCGCTTCTTGGAACGGTATCGTTGGATATCACCGGCTATGATATTGTTGAGAAATTCACACCTCCCAATCATTCTGAATTTTATGAGAGAAACTTTGGCACTGACCCGGAGTATTTAAAAAAGGCGTCTCCGTTCTATGCCCTTAAAGCTCAAATTCCGCCGTTCTTGGCAGTGTGTTCTATTCATACAGTAACGGCTTGTGCACAAAGCGAGAAATTCGTCAAAAAGGTACTAAGCTATGGTGGTTATGCGGGGCTTATATCTGTGAGCTTAAAGCATATGCCATTAAATGCGGAACTGGGGAAAGTGGGCTGTTTTACAGCGGAGGTTGATGGTTTCCTGAGAAAGCTGGATCCAGTTGTTGCTGGTTTGTTGCCGCTCCAAAAGGTTGAGACGCAGGGAGAGTGTGTGCTGGTAAAAGGGCTTGAAGGATAA
- a CDS encoding ribonuclease E/G, with translation MNNGFTIIEPGIGQWRSADIDADELPVALRFHESVAISPLEAVFDARVTNVDHALDMAFLDLGNGLMGALNFRRARLLVKGQVGGIGDCVQEGQALRVQVIAEPSSIEDGKALSVSVRPRITGRYLVVETGGARLNFSKDLPPRTLKALREGLSPFAANAAIIVRSRAVDIDPKAVIAEAKRLTEALSSLVGEPGLVFSYSEAERALLSAPDSDLPIMIEGGSFAADVKKLAKSQWPDLLPRIKGYDGKNAFEELGVNESIEESLADRIDLPSGGWISITPTPAMTVVDVNMGSALKHMNAGEAKLIVNMEATMAIAHHLQFQDIGGLIVVDYIDMSGKGHARELMQLIERTMREDRVPVQHTGISTFGLVEFTRKRSGLSLRDRMQRQRTPVARDMATALDTLQKAQAAGLSAEPGKLVIKLPQNAMSWLITNDSLLDALEASTQRQLDISPGEKTEVYIRHD, from the coding sequence ATGAACAACGGTTTTACCATTATTGAACCCGGTATTGGCCAGTGGCGCAGTGCTGATATTGATGCTGACGAACTGCCAGTTGCACTGCGCTTTCATGAAAGCGTTGCTATCAGCCCCTTGGAGGCTGTGTTCGACGCTCGTGTAACCAATGTAGATCATGCTCTGGACATGGCATTCCTTGATTTAGGAAACGGCCTGATGGGTGCCCTTAATTTTCGCCGGGCAAGGCTTCTCGTGAAAGGGCAAGTAGGCGGCATTGGTGACTGCGTTCAGGAAGGCCAAGCCCTAAGGGTGCAGGTGATAGCTGAACCTTCTTCCATTGAAGACGGCAAAGCGCTGAGTGTGAGCGTACGTCCACGGATCACAGGCCGCTATCTGGTGGTGGAAACAGGTGGTGCGCGCCTCAATTTCTCAAAGGACCTGCCACCGCGTACGCTAAAGGCACTGAGGGAAGGCCTAAGCCCGTTTGCTGCGAATGCAGCTATCATCGTGCGCTCCCGTGCTGTGGATATTGATCCCAAAGCGGTAATAGCTGAGGCCAAACGTCTAACAGAGGCTTTAAGCAGCCTTGTTGGTGAACCTGGCCTTGTGTTCAGCTACTCTGAAGCGGAACGCGCCCTTCTTAGTGCTCCAGACAGCGATCTGCCTATTATGATTGAAGGCGGTAGTTTTGCGGCTGATGTGAAAAAGCTCGCAAAATCCCAGTGGCCTGACCTGCTACCGCGCATCAAAGGTTATGACGGCAAAAATGCCTTCGAAGAATTAGGCGTGAACGAATCGATCGAAGAATCGCTGGCTGACCGTATTGACCTGCCGTCTGGCGGTTGGATTTCCATCACACCAACACCTGCCATGACAGTGGTTGATGTGAATATGGGTAGTGCACTCAAGCATATGAATGCGGGAGAAGCTAAGCTTATAGTGAATATGGAAGCTACAATGGCCATCGCTCACCACCTGCAATTTCAGGACATTGGCGGCCTTATTGTGGTGGATTATATTGATATGTCTGGCAAAGGGCATGCGCGGGAGCTGATGCAGCTTATAGAACGCACCATGCGGGAAGACCGGGTACCTGTTCAGCACACAGGTATATCCACCTTCGGGCTTGTTGAGTTTACCCGCAAGCGCAGTGGCTTGTCTCTCCGTGACCGGATGCAGCGGCAGCGCACACCTGTAGCACGAGATATGGCAACAGCCCTGGATACACTCCAGAAAGCGCAAGCGGCTGGTCTTTCTGCTGAACCCGGAAAACTGGTGATTAAACTGCCACAAAATGCCATGAGCTGGTTAATTACAAACGATTCTCTTCTGGATGCTCTTGAAGCAAGCACTCAGCGCCAGCTTGATATCAGCCCCGGTGAAAAAACAGAGGTTTATATCCGTCATGACTGA
- a CDS encoding DNA gyrase inhibitor YacG has translation MTEAKKQGAKCPQCNKPTDHKFRPFCSKRCADVDLGKWFSEGYVLPGDTEIPDELVEE, from the coding sequence ATGACTGAAGCCAAAAAACAGGGCGCAAAATGCCCTCAATGCAACAAACCAACAGATCATAAATTCCGCCCTTTTTGCTCAAAACGCTGCGCAGACGTGGATTTAGGCAAGTGGTTCTCTGAAGGGTATGTGCTTCCGGGCGATACGGAAATCCCCGATGAGTTGGTTGAAGAATAG